In the Moraxella osloensis genome, one interval contains:
- a CDS encoding nitrilase-related carbon-nitrogen hydrolase codes for MTKLTKFAIVELNSQTDILANLQSIELGIKIASERGTRMVILPENAFCFGKQGFASQYFDALKAWSAHAARHYGVYLLAGTLPCPYRPDGTPVADGKLRQSSLLFDPAGDCLARYDKIHLFKATVNDSTGNYDEGRTFEAGKELIVADTEFGKVGMMVCFDIRFPTLAVKLRELGADILTAPSAFTYQTGKAHWHALLTARALDSRQSKT; via the coding sequence ATGACAAAACTGACAAAATTTGCGATTGTTGAACTCAATAGCCAGACCGATATCTTAGCAAATCTTCAATCTATTGAATTAGGTATTAAAATTGCCAGTGAACGCGGCACCCGCATGGTGATTTTGCCAGAAAACGCTTTTTGTTTTGGCAAACAGGGTTTTGCCAGTCAATATTTTGACGCCTTAAAAGCTTGGTCGGCACACGCTGCCCGCCACTATGGTGTGTATCTGCTGGCAGGTACCTTGCCCTGCCCGTATCGACCTGATGGTACGCCCGTCGCTGATGGCAAACTTCGGCAAAGCTCACTATTATTTGACCCTGCTGGCGACTGCTTAGCGCGCTATGACAAAATTCATTTGTTCAAAGCCACCGTCAATGACAGCACAGGCAACTACGATGAAGGTAGAACCTTCGAAGCCGGTAAGGAGCTTATTGTGGCGGATACCGAGTTTGGCAAAGTCGGCATGATGGTATGTTTTGATATTCGTTTCCCCACCCTTGCGGTCAAACTACGCGAACTAGGCGCAGATATACTCACCGCGCCTTCGGCGTTTACTTACCAAACAGGTAAAGCACATTGGCATGCGCTACTCACCGCAAGGGCGCTTGATAGTCGGCAGAGTAAAACTTGA
- a CDS encoding IS30 family transposase, with product MLESRKEGFSARKFAELIKRHPSTIYRELKRNSINDVYQAQYASDNTFARRRRGHRKLKIDSILWKFIVEAIRCLWSPQQIAKRLKTFPDLDQTMNVSHTTIYSTIRALPKGELKKDLLSCLRHENKKRKANGEPKKDSILQDIKTIHERPAEVQERKIPGHWEADLIKGKDNKSSIATLIERNTRLCILATLPDAKAESVRKALTEALKYLPAELRKTLTYDRGREMAEHKILEEDLGIDVYFCDPHSPWQKGTCENMNGLIRQYLPKGIDLNQADQHYLNQVAMSLNTRPRKALDWLTPLEKFAQLVDYHKTFQTVAPHV from the coding sequence ATGCTTGAGTCAAGAAAAGAAGGCTTTTCAGCCAGAAAATTTGCTGAACTCATTAAAAGACATCCTAGTACGATCTATCGTGAGCTTAAAAGAAATAGCATCAATGACGTTTATCAAGCTCAATATGCTTCTGATAACACCTTCGCTAGACGTAGACGTGGTCACAGAAAACTCAAAATCGATTCAATCCTCTGGAAATTTATTGTTGAAGCGATCCGTTGTTTATGGTCTCCTCAGCAAATAGCAAAACGTTTAAAGACATTTCCTGATTTGGATCAAACAATGAATGTAAGCCATACAACGATTTATTCAACGATACGAGCATTACCAAAGGGTGAGTTGAAAAAAGACTTATTATCCTGTCTGCGTCATGAAAATAAAAAGCGAAAAGCTAACGGTGAACCTAAAAAAGATTCTATATTACAGGATATTAAAACTATTCATGAGCGCCCAGCCGAAGTTCAAGAAAGAAAAATACCGGGTCATTGGGAAGCTGATTTAATTAAAGGTAAAGACAATAAAAGTTCGATAGCAACACTTATTGAACGAAATACACGGCTCTGTATCTTGGCAACATTACCTGATGCAAAGGCAGAATCAGTGCGCAAGGCTTTAACTGAAGCTCTGAAATATTTACCTGCAGAACTGCGTAAAACGTTGACCTATGACCGTGGACGCGAGATGGCAGAACATAAAATACTTGAAGAAGATTTAGGCATAGATGTATATTTCTGTGACCCACATTCACCCTGGCAAAAAGGCACATGCGAAAATATGAATGGTTTAATTAGGCAATATTTACCTAAAGGGATTGATTTAAATCAGGCAGATCAGCATTATTTAAATCAAGTTGCCATGTCACTGAATACTCGTCCTAGAAAAGCGTTAGATTGGCTTACACCATTAGAGAAATTTGCTCAGCTTGTTGATTATCATAAGACTTTTCAAACTGTCGCACCTCATGTTTGA
- a CDS encoding IS1595-like element ISAcra1 family transposase, giving the protein MIENSKLSHYKIKKIIQCFCVDIPASKTALLLNLNRNTINYWYMLFRETIYDHQTDLRAKFVGSIEVDESYFGAKRQRGFHGKLKRGRGTLKQPVFGIFERNGRVYTEIVPDCKMKTLQEVIIGKVSLESVIYSDGWRGYNGLVDVGYSKHFRVNHGANVFARGQCHINGIESFWSFCKRRLAKFNGISKEYFDYHLKETEWRWMREPNELATELWNLIR; this is encoded by the coding sequence ATGATAGAAAACAGTAAATTAAGTCACTACAAGATTAAAAAAATTATTCAATGCTTTTGTGTTGATATTCCTGCTTCCAAAACAGCTTTATTACTCAATTTAAATCGTAATACGATTAATTATTGGTACATGCTTTTTAGAGAAACTATCTATGATCATCAAACAGATTTAAGAGCTAAGTTTGTTGGTTCAATAGAAGTAGATGAAAGCTATTTTGGAGCGAAAAGGCAACGTGGGTTTCATGGAAAGTTAAAGCGTGGTCGTGGGACTCTAAAACAGCCAGTGTTTGGAATATTCGAACGTAATGGGCGCGTCTATACTGAAATCGTACCTGACTGTAAAATGAAGACTTTACAAGAGGTTATAATTGGTAAAGTTTCACTTGAGAGTGTGATTTATAGTGATGGATGGCGTGGCTATAATGGTCTTGTTGATGTGGGTTATTCAAAGCATTTTAGGGTAAATCACGGAGCAAATGTGTTTGCTAGAGGACAATGCCATATAAATGGAATAGAATCATTTTGGAGCTTTTGTAAAAGAAGGCTAGCAAAGTTTAACGGCATATCAAAAGAGTACTTTGATTATCATCTTAAAGAAACTGAATGGCGTTGGATGAGGGAACCTAATGAGTTAGCAACTGAGCTGTGGAACCTCATTAGGTAA
- a CDS encoding TetR/AcrR family transcriptional regulator yields the protein MGFENSSILEKSKKSEQIFINKKIQARAVESDLKMVKQTIKLLSEGGVSAVTLEAVGVNAGYSRGLVTRRYGSKDKLLIRVLDYLENWLNEKSKLSTKNKYGLDAINSLLLNVADDVYVYREKYRAYFWLRFYGLESNKALNEYLVNSQSVRESDNIKWLKEALVLEQLSRNVDIEMVADFIMTSLMGLVHKWMVDQNFNIELRLRQLVHVHLKNMFNHSHLYHAVNYWGE from the coding sequence TTGGGCTTTGAAAATTCAAGTATTTTGGAAAAAAGTAAAAAATCTGAGCAGATTTTTATTAATAAAAAAATACAGGCAAGGGCTGTTGAGTCAGATCTTAAAATGGTTAAGCAGACTATTAAGCTTTTGTCGGAAGGTGGGGTAAGTGCAGTTACTTTAGAAGCTGTTGGAGTGAATGCAGGATATAGCCGAGGCTTAGTCACACGTCGTTATGGCTCTAAAGATAAATTGTTAATTCGTGTTTTGGATTATTTGGAAAATTGGCTTAATGAGAAATCTAAATTATCTACTAAAAATAAATATGGTTTGGATGCGATTAATAGTTTGCTTTTAAATGTGGCAGATGATGTTTATGTCTATCGTGAAAAATATCGTGCTTATTTTTGGTTGAGATTTTATGGGTTGGAATCAAATAAAGCTTTAAATGAATATCTTGTTAATTCACAGAGTGTGCGTGAATCAGATAATATTAAATGGTTGAAAGAAGCTTTGGTTTTGGAGCAGTTGTCTCGAAATGTTGATATTGAAATGGTCGCAGATTTTATTATGACTTCTTTAATGGGGCTGGTACATAAATGGATGGTCGATCAAAATTTTAATATTGAACTGAGATTAAGGCAGTTGGTTCATGTGCATTTAAAAAATATGTTCAACCATTCACATTTATATCATGCTGTAAATTATTGGGGGGAATGA
- a CDS encoding efflux transporter outer membrane subunit — protein MQFTSLKWMCVVLTSSLVGCSQITPLPEHQVALSQTYPLQTQGNYQVLSWDNYVNDQQLINLVDLALVSNQDLKIASLRIHEAQAAYGIQRAELFPNIGGNAGMERNHVPADLSYVGREMTTSQYSVGLGMNQWELDLWGRIRSLNEAALQQFFAVESNVQAVRNSLIQQTVLSYLTLSELDKRIYFAQRSVQNYEKSVRLFKRRYEVGASSKVEYMQAKTMLSNGQALVTQLEKSRALTANYLVQLVGQPTSLHQTDLDQVTFKTGVLHTGLPSDLLLNRADIRASEAMLKSKHANINAARAAFFPRITLTGSLGTASADLDGLFKSGSSVWSFAPSISVPIFTAGRLKNNLTLAEVRKEIAVAEYEKTVQNAFREVSDALVQQKYLDQQLRIQKQGLSAFQETARLAQLRYDNGAVGYLDVLDAQRNLLSAEQQWIETQSSLMQSYVSLYFALGGDTAFAKKI, from the coding sequence ATGCAATTCACTTCTTTAAAATGGATGTGTGTCGTATTGACATCAAGTCTTGTGGGTTGTTCTCAAATAACGCCTCTCCCAGAACATCAAGTGGCTCTGTCTCAAACATATCCATTGCAAACTCAAGGTAACTACCAAGTCTTATCTTGGGACAATTATGTTAATGATCAGCAGCTAATTAATCTTGTTGATTTGGCATTAGTGTCCAATCAAGATTTAAAAATTGCTTCATTACGGATACATGAAGCACAAGCAGCATATGGTATCCAACGTGCGGAGCTTTTCCCCAATATTGGCGGGAATGCAGGTATGGAACGTAATCATGTGCCTGCCGATTTATCTTATGTTGGCCGAGAAATGACGACCAGCCAGTATTCTGTTGGTTTGGGTATGAACCAATGGGAGCTGGACTTATGGGGGCGTATACGCAGCTTGAATGAAGCAGCTTTACAGCAGTTCTTTGCAGTAGAGAGTAATGTGCAAGCGGTACGCAACAGTCTTATTCAGCAGACAGTTCTAAGTTATTTAACACTTTCTGAACTAGACAAACGCATTTATTTTGCTCAGCGCTCTGTTCAGAATTATGAGAAATCAGTACGCCTGTTTAAACGCCGCTATGAAGTTGGTGCTAGTTCCAAAGTGGAATATATGCAAGCAAAAACAATGCTCAGCAATGGTCAGGCCTTAGTGACACAACTGGAGAAGTCGCGTGCATTGACTGCAAACTATTTAGTGCAGCTGGTAGGGCAGCCGACTTCTTTGCATCAAACAGATTTGGATCAAGTGACTTTTAAAACAGGTGTACTGCATACAGGCCTGCCTTCAGATTTATTGCTGAATCGTGCTGATATACGTGCATCTGAAGCTATGCTCAAATCTAAGCATGCCAATATTAATGCAGCAAGGGCGGCATTTTTCCCGCGAATTACACTGACGGGCAGTTTGGGTACAGCCAGTGCAGATTTAGATGGATTATTTAAATCTGGCAGCAGTGTTTGGTCATTTGCCCCGAGTATCAGTGTCCCGATTTTTACTGCAGGTCGCCTAAAAAATAATTTGACCTTAGCAGAAGTGCGTAAAGAGATTGCAGTGGCAGAGTATGAAAAGACGGTACAGAACGCATTCCGTGAAGTCTCTGATGCACTGGTTCAACAGAAATATTTAGATCAACAATTACGGATTCAGAAACAAGGACTCAGTGCTTTCCAGGAAACTGCACGGCTGGCACAACTGCGTTATGACAACGGTGCTGTGGGATATTTAGACGTTTTGGATGCACAGCGCAATTTACTTAGTGCAGAACAGCAATGGATTGAAACGCAAAGTAGCTTAATGCAGTCCTATGTCAGTCTTTATTTTGCCTTGGGTGGTGACACCGCATTTGCAAAAAAAATTTAA
- a CDS encoding HlyD family secretion protein: protein MNFKKITIAGFIVVLGLVAYLIWKNMNKPDTDALVSGNGRIEATEINVSSKLSGQLEEILVKEGDFVEPGQILARVKISALEAQLRELEAQQRQAQDAIATAEAQVSMRISEKSAAEAMVQQRETELMAAKNRLARTEVLAKEGASSKQQLDDERASAQQVAAVLSAAKAQVQSAQGAIVASKSQVSAAHSQVDAIKASIERIKFDMDDAQLRAPLKARVQFRVAQPGELVAAGGRVLNLIDLSDVYMTFFLPETVAGHIAIGTEVRIVLDAAKNVVIPAKVSFVADTAQFTPKSVETESERQKLMFRVKAKIDPTLLNNNIEQVKTGLPGVAYIKIDDQAVWPTFLEKKAK from the coding sequence ATGAATTTTAAGAAAATAACCATTGCTGGGTTCATCGTTGTTTTAGGGTTGGTCGCTTATCTGATCTGGAAAAATATGAATAAGCCAGACACTGATGCCTTAGTCAGTGGCAATGGACGTATTGAAGCCACTGAAATTAACGTATCTAGTAAGCTATCTGGTCAGTTAGAAGAAATTTTGGTTAAAGAAGGTGACTTTGTCGAGCCTGGTCAAATCTTGGCGCGGGTTAAAATTTCTGCTTTAGAGGCCCAATTGCGTGAATTGGAAGCACAACAGCGTCAAGCCCAGGATGCGATTGCGACAGCGGAAGCACAAGTGTCAATGCGCATTAGTGAAAAATCTGCTGCTGAGGCAATGGTACAGCAGCGTGAAACCGAATTGATGGCCGCTAAAAACCGTTTGGCGCGTACTGAGGTTTTAGCCAAAGAGGGAGCCTCATCAAAGCAGCAACTCGATGATGAACGTGCCTCTGCGCAGCAAGTAGCAGCGGTATTAAGCGCAGCTAAAGCACAAGTGCAAAGTGCGCAAGGTGCGATCGTGGCCTCTAAAAGTCAAGTTTCAGCGGCTCATTCTCAAGTTGATGCAATCAAAGCATCGATTGAACGGATTAAATTTGATATGGATGATGCGCAATTACGTGCTCCATTAAAAGCAAGAGTGCAGTTCCGTGTTGCACAGCCGGGTGAATTGGTGGCAGCAGGTGGACGTGTTTTAAATCTGATTGATCTGTCTGATGTGTATATGACCTTCTTTTTGCCGGAAACTGTCGCAGGGCATATCGCCATTGGTACAGAAGTTCGCATTGTGTTGGATGCCGCGAAAAATGTGGTGATTCCTGCCAAAGTGTCATTTGTTGCAGATACTGCACAGTTCACACCAAAATCGGTGGAAACTGAAAGCGAACGCCAAAAATTGATGTTCCGTGTTAAAGCGAAAATTGATCCGACTTTATTAAACAATAATATTGAACAAGTCAAAACAGGTTTGCCGGGTGTGGCATATATCAAAATTGATGATCAGGCAGTGTGGCCGACATTTTTAGAGAAAAAAGCTAAATGA
- the rbbA gene encoding ribosome-associated ATPase/putative transporter RbbA, with product MMTQQSEKGSFVAEIENVSLKYGKTVALNKVSLTLPAGCMIGLIGPDGVGKSSLLALLSGAKIVQQGKVTVLGGDIADKYHRIQVCPYIAYMPQGLGKNLYKTLTVEENLQFVARLFGHDAIERRKRIDELTKSTGLYNFLDRPAGKLSGGMKQKLSLCCSLIHDPDFLILDEPTTGVDPLARAQFWELINRIRKVRPHMSVIVATAYMDEAQGFDWLAMMDDGEILKTGTPQELLSQTQSISLEDAFIKLLPEEKKAGYEPVVIPPLPDYGSDTFALEAKDLTVKFGDFTAVDHVNFQIKRGEIFGFLGSNGCGKSTTMKVLTGLLEASEGQAWLFGQPVEGSNIETRRRVGYMSQAFSLYSELTIVQNLVLHAKLFHVPQEQIEPRVQLMLERFDLENVKEKLPDDLPLGVRQRLSLAVALVHNPEILILDEPTSGVDPIARDNFWRYLINLSRNDGVTIFISTHFMNEALRCDRMSMMHAGRVLDSASPAQLIKNRHAETLEEAFIGYLIDAGAGTKDQPNDLAKSIAETNGSKELNAKPKKFSLRRLLSVAWRESLELARDPIRATMALMGSLILLLVMGYGITMDVEDLKFAVLDRDQTSLSQNYSMSIAGSRYFIEQPALQSYDDIDQRMRSGDISLAIEIPPNFARDVARGEQVQVAAWIDGAMPQRAETVQGYVQGIHTYWLMQKALEQSGYKTSSTVSVETRYRYNPDIKSLPAMTPAVLPLLLLLIPAMLTALSVVREKELGSIVNLYVTPVTRTEFLIGKQIPYILLAMLNYFLMCLVMVTLFDVPVKGSFFALTLASFLFVIFATGMGLLASTITKSQIASMFLVMIGTLIPVMQFAGIINPVSSLEGFGRWFGEIYPATHMVNISRGIFNKGLDFADLKQAIWIMALAVPVIMFAAIVLLKKQEQ from the coding sequence ATGATGACACAACAATCTGAAAAAGGATCGTTTGTTGCAGAAATTGAAAATGTCAGCCTGAAATATGGAAAAACAGTCGCGCTTAATAAAGTGTCGTTAACGTTACCTGCAGGTTGCATGATTGGTTTGATTGGTCCAGATGGGGTAGGTAAATCTAGCTTATTGGCTTTGCTGTCAGGTGCTAAAATTGTGCAGCAGGGGAAAGTAACAGTCTTGGGTGGTGATATTGCAGATAAATATCATCGAATTCAGGTCTGCCCATATATTGCCTATATGCCGCAGGGTCTAGGAAAAAACCTCTATAAAACATTAACTGTTGAAGAAAATTTACAATTTGTGGCCCGGTTATTTGGACATGATGCCATCGAGCGCCGCAAACGAATTGATGAACTGACCAAGAGTACAGGTTTATACAATTTTTTAGATCGCCCAGCAGGAAAACTTTCTGGCGGGATGAAGCAGAAATTGAGTCTATGCTGCTCTTTAATTCATGATCCGGATTTTCTGATTTTAGATGAGCCTACAACAGGGGTTGACCCTTTGGCGCGAGCGCAATTTTGGGAATTAATTAACCGTATTCGCAAAGTTCGTCCACATATGAGTGTAATTGTTGCTACTGCTTATATGGATGAGGCACAAGGTTTCGACTGGCTTGCAATGATGGATGATGGGGAAATTTTAAAAACTGGCACACCGCAGGAGCTGCTCAGTCAAACCCAAAGCATCAGCTTAGAAGATGCATTTATTAAATTGCTGCCAGAAGAAAAAAAAGCCGGTTATGAACCTGTCGTGATCCCGCCCTTGCCAGATTATGGTTCAGATACCTTTGCACTTGAAGCGAAAGATTTAACAGTAAAATTCGGAGATTTTACTGCTGTAGATCATGTTAATTTTCAAATTAAACGTGGTGAGATTTTTGGCTTTCTAGGTTCAAATGGCTGCGGTAAATCTACCACCATGAAAGTGCTGACGGGCCTCTTAGAAGCATCGGAAGGGCAGGCATGGCTGTTTGGTCAGCCCGTTGAAGGCAGCAATATTGAAACCCGGCGTCGTGTGGGCTATATGTCGCAGGCTTTTTCCCTGTATAGCGAACTGACTATTGTGCAGAATTTGGTATTGCATGCCAAATTATTTCATGTGCCACAAGAGCAAATTGAGCCGCGTGTACAACTGATGCTCGAGCGTTTTGATCTTGAGAATGTGAAAGAAAAACTGCCTGATGATTTGCCCTTGGGGGTTCGTCAGCGTTTATCACTCGCAGTGGCACTGGTGCATAATCCTGAAATTTTAATTCTGGATGAACCAACATCTGGGGTTGACCCGATTGCGCGTGATAATTTCTGGCGCTATTTAATCAATTTGTCGCGTAATGATGGGGTCACGATCTTTATTTCAACTCATTTTATGAACGAAGCGTTGCGCTGTGACCGAATGTCAATGATGCACGCTGGACGAGTGCTTGACAGTGCGTCACCAGCACAGCTGATAAAAAACCGCCATGCTGAAACACTTGAAGAAGCTTTTATCGGTTATTTGATTGATGCTGGTGCAGGCACTAAAGATCAGCCCAATGATTTGGCGAAAAGTATTGCTGAAACAAATGGCAGTAAAGAACTGAATGCCAAGCCAAAAAAATTCAGTTTGCGCCGGTTATTGAGTGTTGCCTGGCGTGAATCTTTGGAGTTGGCGCGTGATCCGATTCGCGCCACCATGGCTTTAATGGGGTCATTAATTTTACTGCTGGTCATGGGCTACGGCATCACCATGGATGTTGAAGACCTCAAATTCGCTGTGTTGGATCGTGACCAAACGAGCTTAAGTCAAAACTACAGCATGAGTATTGCAGGGTCGCGTTATTTTATCGAACAGCCAGCGCTGCAAAGCTATGATGATATTGATCAGCGTATGCGTAGTGGGGATATTTCCTTGGCGATAGAAATTCCGCCAAATTTTGCTCGTGATGTTGCTCGTGGTGAACAGGTGCAAGTGGCGGCATGGATCGATGGGGCGATGCCGCAACGTGCAGAAACGGTGCAAGGTTATGTGCAGGGGATTCACACGTATTGGCTGATGCAAAAAGCATTGGAACAAAGTGGTTATAAAACATCTAGTACTGTGAGTGTTGAAACTCGTTACCGCTATAACCCAGATATTAAAAGTTTACCTGCAATGACCCCCGCAGTATTGCCTTTATTATTACTGTTGATTCCTGCCATGTTGACTGCTTTATCTGTGGTGCGAGAAAAAGAATTAGGTTCGATTGTGAATTTGTATGTCACACCAGTGACGCGGACAGAATTTTTAATTGGTAAACAGATTCCATATATCTTGTTGGCAATGTTGAACTATTTCCTTATGTGTTTGGTCATGGTTACTTTATTTGATGTACCTGTAAAAGGTAGCTTCTTTGCTCTGACCTTAGCTTCTTTTTTGTTTGTAATTTTTGCCACAGGTATGGGCCTATTGGCATCTACTATTACCAAAAGCCAGATTGCTTCAATGTTTTTAGTCATGATTGGGACTTTGATACCAGTTATGCAGTTTGCTGGAATTATCAATCCTGTATCTTCTTTGGAAGGTTTTGGGCGTTGGTTTGGGGAGATATATCCTGCAACACATATGGTGAATATCAGCCGTGGAATTTTTAATAAAGGTTTGGACTTTGCAGATCTCAAGCAGGCTATCTGGATAATGGCTCTCGCTGTTCCGGTGATTATGTTTGCGGCCATTGTTTTGTTGAAAAAACAGGAGCAATAA
- a CDS encoding ABC transporter permease: MFTKLQNIYQLGCKELWSLWRDPIMLVLIIYTFTLSIYTSSTAVKDTLNMAPIAIVDEDHSILSERISSAFYPPNFTSKTAMLSTMDSGMDAGEFTFAVNIPANFQLDVLSGDSAEIQVNVDATRMSQAMSGAGYIQRIIQAEVNEYVLRNREVTNLPIDLAIRSRFNPTLENQWFMSVMRIINNVAMLSIILTGAALIREREHGTIEHLMVMPVTVFEIMMSKVWSMSLVVLIAVFVGLKVVIQGVLHVPIDGSLPLFFFGALLTLFATTSMGIYMATVSKSMPQFGLLMMLVLIPMQMLSGGSTPRESMPEIVQHVMMIAPTTHFVSLAQAILYRNAGFDVVWPSFVWLLGIAVVFFYISWKRFKDTIHTMA, encoded by the coding sequence ATGTTCACAAAATTACAGAATATCTATCAGCTCGGCTGTAAAGAGCTTTGGAGCTTGTGGCGAGATCCGATAATGTTAGTGTTGATTATTTACACGTTTACCTTATCGATTTACACCTCATCAACTGCAGTGAAAGACACGCTAAATATGGCCCCTATTGCAATTGTTGATGAGGATCACTCGATTTTGTCTGAGCGGATTTCCTCAGCTTTTTATCCACCAAATTTCACCAGTAAAACGGCTATGCTCAGTACGATGGATTCGGGGATGGATGCTGGTGAGTTTACTTTTGCTGTAAATATTCCAGCAAATTTTCAGCTAGATGTATTATCTGGCGACAGCGCTGAGATTCAGGTCAATGTCGATGCGACCCGCATGAGTCAGGCTATGTCTGGTGCAGGCTATATTCAGCGAATTATTCAGGCTGAAGTGAATGAATATGTGCTGCGTAACCGTGAAGTTACTAATCTGCCTATAGATTTGGCGATACGCTCCCGTTTTAATCCAACACTGGAAAATCAATGGTTTATGAGTGTCATGCGGATTATTAATAACGTGGCAATGCTTTCAATTATTCTGACTGGTGCAGCGCTGATTCGTGAACGTGAGCATGGCACCATTGAACATTTGATGGTGATGCCAGTAACGGTATTTGAAATCATGATGTCCAAAGTCTGGTCAATGAGTCTTGTGGTATTGATCGCAGTATTTGTTGGCTTAAAAGTCGTGATTCAGGGTGTATTGCATGTCCCGATTGATGGTAGTTTGCCGCTCTTTTTCTTTGGCGCCTTACTCACACTGTTTGCAACAACTTCAATGGGTATTTACATGGCAACTGTATCTAAATCTATGCCGCAGTTTGGTTTGCTCATGATGCTCGTATTGATTCCGATGCAAATGCTATCAGGCGGCTCAACTCCACGTGAAAGTATGCCGGAAATTGTACAGCACGTGATGATGATTGCCCCAACGACGCATTTTGTTTCCTTAGCTCAAGCCATTTTATACCGCAATGCTGGATTTGATGTGGTATGGCCATCTTTTGTATGGCTGTTAGGTATTGCAGTGGTATTTTTCTATATATCGTGGAAACGCTTTAAAGACACCATTCATACCATGGCTTAA
- a CDS encoding MgtC/SapB family protein yields MIFIAYSGGALVGELLLSLSLSQLLTIMASALGSGILIGLERERHNNAAGEPSFAGLRSFTIAALLGALCFLIHLAVGIVGAAAVTAFCLYSLYKQQKDIGSTTELAFLMTYLIGALCVFNPLFAAGLAVLLTIVLRAKGVMHRFAGQTIRDFELRDGLFLLALILIALPLMPNQPYWDSVLNPYVILKLVILILIVQSLAHVAKRLFSQDKALILSSFASGFVSSTATVASYGMQVRAGKADAKISAGAALLSCVSTLVQLLIVVAGVSLGWLKFLLLPCIAGIVMLTVTALFLLHKMPMSSQQKNVSSETSNMAEDSRMFSIKEAVIIALTLTVIQALVYGLSVLLGDKGLIIGTLLASLFEVHAAMTAVVVQGDIHNSILVYAMVLGLATHSGSKCVNAFMTGGWRYGIYFAPVQIVHVLCVGGLLLLQV; encoded by the coding sequence ATGATATTCATTGCATATTCTGGGGGTGCTCTGGTGGGCGAACTTTTACTCAGTTTATCTTTGTCGCAATTGTTGACTATTATGGCGTCTGCTCTAGGCAGCGGTATATTAATTGGCTTAGAGCGCGAACGTCATAATAATGCAGCCGGTGAACCAAGCTTTGCAGGATTACGCTCATTTACAATCGCGGCTTTGTTAGGAGCATTGTGCTTTTTAATTCACCTTGCTGTAGGGATTGTGGGAGCAGCAGCCGTCACTGCTTTTTGTTTATACAGCTTGTACAAACAGCAAAAAGATATAGGCAGTACCACGGAGCTTGCTTTTTTAATGACCTACTTAATAGGTGCATTGTGTGTATTCAATCCCTTGTTTGCAGCAGGTCTGGCCGTATTGCTCACCATTGTTTTAAGGGCAAAAGGCGTAATGCATCGTTTTGCAGGGCAAACCATTCGAGATTTTGAATTGCGTGATGGCTTGTTTCTGTTGGCATTAATCTTAATTGCTTTGCCATTGATGCCAAATCAGCCGTATTGGGACTCTGTGCTGAATCCCTATGTCATTCTGAAATTAGTGATTTTAATTCTGATTGTACAGTCTTTGGCGCATGTGGCGAAAAGGCTTTTCTCACAAGATAAAGCACTTATTTTATCGTCTTTCGCTTCAGGTTTTGTATCCAGTACAGCAACGGTTGCAAGTTATGGCATGCAAGTGCGTGCAGGAAAGGCGGATGCAAAAATAAGTGCAGGCGCAGCCTTGCTTTCCTGTGTTTCAACCTTGGTGCAATTGTTGATTGTCGTTGCAGGAGTCAGCCTAGGGTGGCTGAAATTTTTACTGTTGCCATGTATTGCAGGCATTGTGATGTTAACTGTGACCGCTTTATTTTTACTCCATAAAATGCCTATGTCTTCACAGCAGAAAAATGTGTCATCAGAAACAAGCAATATGGCTGAAGATTCCCGCATGTTCAGTATCAAAGAAGCCGTGATTATTGCACTAACACTTACGGTGATTCAGGCCTTAGTTTATGGACTGAGCGTACTGTTGGGGGATAAAGGTTTAATCATAGGCACCCTATTGGCTTCACTTTTTGAAGTACATGCTGCGATGACTGCTGTCGTCGTACAGGGTGATATTCATAACAGTATTTTGGTTTATGCAATGGTACTCGGTTTGGCAACTCATTCAGGTTCAAAATGCGTAAATGCCTTTATGACAGGTGGCTGGAGATATGGCATTTATTTCGCTCCAGTACAGATCGTGCATGTGTTATGTGTAGGCGGATTACTGCTGCTTCAAGTTTAA